From the genome of Tachysurus vachellii isolate PV-2020 chromosome 2, HZAU_Pvac_v1, whole genome shotgun sequence, one region includes:
- the LOC132841742 gene encoding gamma-crystallin M2-like, whose protein sequence is MGKVIFYEDRNFMGRSWECTGDCADMHSYMSRCHSCRVESGCWMVYDHTNYMGNQYFMRRGEYADYMSMWGWGNNWIRSCRMIPMYRGSYRMRLYERDNFMGQMMEATDDCDSFMDRYHWSNGCMSCHVMDGHWLMYEYPHYRGRMWYFRPGEYRNFRDYGGMRFMSMRRIMDSWY, encoded by the exons ATGGGCAAG GTTATCTTCTATGAGGACAGGAACTTCATGGGGCGCTCCTGGGAGTGCACCGGTGATTGTGCCGATATGCACTCTTACATGAGCCGCTGTCACTCCTGCAGGGTGGAGAGCGGCTGCTGGATGGTCTACGACCACACCAACTACATGGGAAACCAGTATTTTATGAGGAGGGGCGAGTACGCTGACTACATGAGCATGTGGGGCTGGGGCAACAACTGGATCAGGTCTTGCCGCATGATCCCCATG TACAGAGGATCCTACAGAATGAGGCTCTACGAGAGGGACAACTTCATGGGTCAGATGATGGAGGCGACGGATGACTGTGATTCCTTCATGGATCGCTACCACTGGTCCAACGGCTGCATGTCCTGCCACGTGATGGACGGCCACTGGCTCATGTATGAGTATCCACACTACAGAGGCAGGATGTGGTACTTCAGGCCCGGAGAGTACAGGAACTTCAGGGACTACGGTGGCATGAGGTTCATGAGCATGAGGCGCATCATGGACTCCTGGTATTAg